The following proteins are encoded in a genomic region of Streptococcus cristatus AS 1.3089:
- the trhA gene encoding PAQR family membrane homeostasis protein TrhA, with protein sequence MNYALKLSKQLSFGEEIANAVTHAVGAVLMLILLPISAIYSYEGHGLVSAVGTSIFVISLFLMFLSSTIYHSMSYGSTHKYILRIIDHSMIYIAIAGSYTPVVLSLMNDWRGYLIIVIQWGTTIFGILYKIFAKKVNEKFSLALYLIMGWLVIFIIPQIIGQTGPVFWGLMLAGGLCYTVGAGFYAKKKPYFHMIWHLFILAASALQYLAIVYFM encoded by the coding sequence ATGAACTACGCGCTTAAACTCAGTAAACAACTCTCTTTTGGAGAGGAGATTGCCAATGCTGTTACCCATGCCGTCGGAGCTGTTTTGATGCTGATTCTTCTGCCTATCTCAGCAATTTACAGTTATGAAGGGCATGGCCTCGTTTCTGCTGTTGGCACTTCTATCTTTGTCATAAGCCTTTTTCTTATGTTTCTTTCCTCTACTATTTACCACTCCATGTCCTATGGCTCTACCCACAAATATATCCTGCGGATTATTGACCACTCCATGATCTATATTGCCATCGCGGGCAGCTATACTCCCGTCGTCCTTTCACTCATGAATGACTGGCGGGGCTATCTGATTATCGTGATTCAGTGGGGCACGACCATCTTTGGTATTCTCTACAAAATCTTTGCCAAGAAGGTTAATGAGAAATTCAGTCTGGCTCTCTATCTAATTATGGGCTGGCTGGTGATCTTTATCATTCCGCAAATCATAGGACAAACTGGGCCAGTGTTTTGGGGACTGATGCTAGCTGGCGGGCTTTGTTACACAGTCGGCGCTGGTTTTTATGCCAAAAAGAAGCCCTACTTCCATATGATTTGGCACCTCTTCATCCTAGCTGCTTCTGCCCTACAGTACCTAGCAATTGTTTATTTCATGTGA
- a CDS encoding DUF1836 domain-containing protein codes for METKNLFPRWDELPVLDLYLDQVLLYVNKVCMPAFTASDKGLTASMINNYVKHGYLEKPSKKKYNRQQVARLIAITSLKTVFSIQDIAATLDMLNAETQSEELYNDFVDYMNGQKLEVTPIIASACQTLKLYQQTLAFIQIPEKEVDNDELRA; via the coding sequence TTGGAAACAAAAAATCTGTTCCCTAGATGGGATGAATTACCTGTTCTTGACCTGTATCTGGACCAGGTCCTGCTCTATGTCAACAAGGTCTGCATGCCAGCTTTTACCGCATCTGACAAAGGCTTGACCGCATCCATGATCAATAATTATGTCAAGCATGGCTACCTTGAAAAACCTTCAAAGAAAAAATACAATCGCCAGCAAGTTGCCCGCTTGATTGCCATTACAAGCTTGAAAACTGTTTTTTCTATTCAAGATATTGCTGCGACTTTGGATATGCTCAACGCTGAAACCCAGTCTGAGGAGCTTTACAATGACTTTGTGGATTATATGAATGGGCAGAAACTTGAAGTGACACCCATCATTGCCAGTGCTTGTCAGACCTTAAAACTCTACCAGCAAACCCTTGCCTTTATCCAAATACCCGAAAAGGAGGTCGATAACGATGAACTACGCGCTTAA